GTTGCCTTCCCGTCCGGCATTCATTCAATCGGGACTGAACGAAGATTCTCCCGTTCTGCTTCTGCCTTCACAGAATAATACACACAGAGAAACTGATTCCAATCGTTCCCTTTCTCTTGCATCCGCCGGAGGAAACCACAATATCCAATCCATAGTCGGAATTTGCGCGTATTCTATGTATTAAAGAAAGACATCCATCAATACGGCACCGTTTTAGttagaagaagagttatgtggagaaggaagaagatgaaGCAGCGCTTCACCTTGTGCTTCTCTTGTTAGAATTTCATGGCTTCCGCTTCTCAGCATCGCTGCGTTTTTGGTacgtttttttttccctctagcTCTCTTTATTCGCATCGAATCGAAAATATTGTACCTGCGAATTGAATCCCGAACTGATTTCAGGGATTCAAAGTTTGTTTGTTCATTTGTTTTTTGGTTGAAATATTGTGTTTATGCGAactatttttgaaatttaagatTTTGGTTTTTGGTTTGGTATTTGGTACAGTTGGCAATATACCATATGACGCTACTGAGGAGCAGCTCATTGATatctgcagagaggttgggccTGTAGTGTCTTTCAGGTCaggatttttattttcaatctaCAATGTCAAATAAAATAGCTATTGTTTCCGAATTGTTTTCTGCTTGCCCTAGAGTTGGTAGCACAATTTAAAGTTTTGCGTTCATTTTTGTTCTGTGGATGATTAATTGCAAATATCTGAAAAGGTTTTATCTTTTCTGGTGGTTTGTACTTCATCATGCAATTCAATTGTTAGGCAACTTAAAATTAGCAGTACCGTTTCACCAAACGCGCAAACCCCACTGGAATTCTCACGTGAAATTATTTATGCCGGATCTACTTTTGGTGGACTTTTTTGTTTTATACAAGTTATTGAGAAGAGGAGGGAGGAGTAAAAggaataatttaattgttaaacAAGGATGAGCAACTATTGTTAAGTTAGATGATTGTGCTCGAGCACTGATCAGCATGCTCAAGAATGCCTTGGTAGATGCTTAGAGTGAAAGGATTGGTGACTACTATGTATTGCAACGGCAATATGCAACATCTCAAATGGTTGTACTCAATTCCTGCTCATCAGTTCTCCTAATAGGAGATGGGAATTTTTGCGCAGCTTGTCCACAGATTTGTACTTCCCACACACCTGGAATGTACTTGGTTTCGTATCACCAGGTCTAAAGAAATGTATCAAATGAATCTACTTAGCAAATCCAACATTCTGCTGCACTAGTAAAGTTACTGGGGCTGGATGAGCTATTATTGAAACAGTAGGTGCAGTCAGTGCCTTTAATAAAATTGTTGACTTGGTGAATGTATGTAGGCAATGATAGAAGTTCCCTTCCACTGAGAAAATCTGTGCAGGATCAACAGATCATGAAATAAGGGTCACAATTCAATACAAAGAGGGATAGCTGGGGAGCAGTCTATAGTCCATTATTTAATAGTATTGCGAGTTTTTAAATAGTATTCTTCAAGACGTGTCTGCTAGGGAATGTTATACTCAATACTATAAGAAACACATGGCAATTCAACAAAATCTCTGGCTTTTTATTATCCAGTAGAATGGGTGGTTTGCCTATGAGAAAACTGAACTGTTCggtattttaatttcttttttattcccATGGCAatagttttttaaataattatctttttcAGGTTAGTCATTGATAGAGAAACTGGGAAACCAAAAGGTTATGGGTTCTGTGAATATAAGGATGAAGAGACAGCTCTAAGTGCTCGCCGTAATCTCCAGGGTTATGAGATCAATGGCAGGCAATTACGGGTTGATTTTGCTGAAAATGACAAAAATGCTGACAGAAATCGAGAACAGGTAAAGTTATAAATTTAAGATCTATCCTTCTTGCTTTTTGTGGTTTCAGGAAAAGGTTTAGGGTTTAGCCATTGATCCCTACTTGGAATTAAGTCCGGGTATCAACTAAGCCAACCCCAGCTATTAAGTTTAAGGCCTTGCTAAggagctcttttttttttccctttctttttatagctttttgaattttttcaaTTCAAGTTCATTGAGATGTACCtgattattttgatattgaagGTTGAATTATATTTGAAGTTGGCTTGCAGCATAAAACATCAACTAATGCTATGACCCATTGCACTACCTGAGTTGTAGGCACTCATTTACCATAGAGGTATCCTAGAGATGCACAATAGCAATGATAATACTACCTTGGTTGGATATTATTCGATCCATTTGCCttagttaaattttttgttGCTTCAATATTTTAAGCTGGAGCTTTTATTTTTGCGGGGACAATATAGTTACTATTACTATTCCTCAATATGACAACTCTGTTTGATGCATATACATACTTTGGCTTTTGAATGGTGTAAAAATATGGATAGATGCTTTAACTGGTTTAAATCTGTTACTAGATTTTGAGCAATGTCCTTAATGATGGATGTTGTATTTCTCTAGTTTATTTTAGCCCTTGGCACAAGTAGCACAATAAAAAGTATGCTGCCACTTCCCACTGCTGCTTTTTTTATTTGCTTGAAATTGTGTTTCTGCTGTTAGCTAAGTAGGAGTTATTTGTGGTCTTTATTCTTTCAAGGATAAAGCATTCCTTTGCATTTGTTGCTTGTAATATTTTCACAAAGATATTATCTTGATCTATGGGAACAATTATTTTAAAGGGGGCACCAGTGTCTACTGAAATACAGATTGAGGTCCTAACAGAGCACTGATTATCTGGGTAGTGATTGCTTGCAGTTACAGGTGGTTGAGATGCATCTTTATGTattgaatttgatttttttgcAACAtaggtttcttttttttttttttttggggggggggggggggttggcAAGTCATTGCTTCCCCTTTACATGATATGGAAATAGATTTGCTGTAATCAATGCACAATTATGCTAAAGATGTTTTTGAAATTCTGCTCTCTTGGAAAAGTTAACAATAATGAGTTGGAGGCCTGTGCAAGTTTGAAATAATGTATTCAAAAATTTTTTGAAAGCATTCGTGCTAGTTTTAATCAACAATGAACTTTTCAGATTCATTaaaattagtataaaattttaacaaatgaATTATGAAGTAATATTTTCCTTCTGCTATCAAATCTTAATGTACTTTGTGGAAGAAACTAAAATTTGGGATGCGTAGTGCCATCTTGGTCATGAATAATAGATGCACCAGTGGAGGCTGCAGATATATCATGATTATCTAGAATAAATtgcaatataataatatatgacGAAGTAATTAAGCCACACCACAGCAGATCCCTCAAGTGCTTAAGACTTTGACATTGAACCTTGAAAAGTAAGTAGGTATAGGCCCGCTAGCTTTGCCGGTGATCTTAAGGGTAGTGTAGACTTGTCTGGAGTTATGCTGGAGGGAGGTTGATGTCtgttaaatttggatcaggcctaactcatcctaaaagctagctcaagggggaggaggagtgcctatggcccatataaggggcacattaccccttttcacaaccgatgtggaattcaacacaccccctcacgcccagaattttactggtgcgtgacatatttataggAGGCCCAATATCGGATGGGGAAGCTTTGatatcatgttaaatttgggtcagccctaactcaccccaaaagctagttcaagggggaggagtgcctatggcccgtATAAGGGGCacgttacccctttccacaactgaCGTGGGATCCAACAATGTCAAAAGCTGGTTTAAAGGAAGAATAAGCAAGCAGTATTTGTGAAACTAGTATTCCTCAAAAGCGTTGGTGACACTTGGATTATTGTAGCTACGCTGCTACAGACTTGTTAAATCCCTTATCTGTTTAATCTATCATGCTTGGAGTAATTGTGGTTGTTCAAATGCCAGTTTTATTGTAGGGTCAAAATACTAATGGTAAGGATTACATTTACTGCAGGGTCGTGGGGGGCCTGGACTAGCTGCAACTGCTGGTTAGTATCTTTGTATTCCAAATTTCATATGCTGAGTTATCCTTTCACATAAATAAGTAATATATCCAATTTGTACATCACAGACCCTCAGAAACAAGTAGGGGGTCCAGCAATCCTTGGGGAATCCGCTCAGCATCAGCCGATTGGTCTCCATATAGCTATAACTGCTGCAACTGTCATGGCAGGAACTTTAGGTGGTACTCAGACTGGCATGCAGTCAAATCAAAATGGTTTACAGAGTCAGTCAGCATTAGCCAGTGATCCCTTAACTCTTCATTTGGCCAGAATGTCTAGGAGTCAATTGAATGATATCATGTCAGAGCTGAAGGTATGGATTTAAGTAAAACACACAATTGATCTGTTTTCCTTAATTGCATCTATTggttatatgttttctttttttcttttttctttttttttttttttcttttgtatctGTTCTGCTTAGGTAATGGCCTCACAAAACAGGGAGCAAGCTCGCCAGCTATTGCTTGCGAGACCACAGCTGCCAAAAGCTCTTTTTCAGGTACTCATTCATTACTGGCTGTTCCTAATAAGCTTAGAGGTCCCATTATTATGCATATTTCTTTCCAGAACTGTGTATTAACTAAAACGCAGTACAGTTAGCCTAGTCCTTGAAGCCATTTAAACtggctaatttattttttattggaaATTAAGGGATGTTCTCTGTTCTATATTTAATTGCAGTAGAAGATTGCAGTCATTGGTCCAATCTCCTCTTCAGGAATCAGGAGTGATATTGCATTGAGTTTATTTATGCATGCAATTATTTTTCAACAACTTGATATGCTTATAATTCTGATATTATTTATTGCTTTTGTAATTTATTGTGATGAATATATACTGTTTGGTTTGATGAACCTTTGTCTAACATTTTTACAGGCACAAATAATGTTAGGAATGGTGACACCACAAGTGGTTTGTTTCAATAACccaaacaataatttaatttggtcGTCACTTCTTAGCAGTTGTGCTTCTAAGATATGCTTTTGGATTATGCAGTTGCAGATGCCAAATATTCGGCAGCCTCCAGGTCAACCTGCTCTCCATACCTTacaagatactcaacagggtaaACAGTCATCAATCCAAACTCTTCCTGGGTTACCTCCACTTGCACAGAGGTCACAATCTGGCTTGGTGtccaaaatgcaagaaggccaatTCTCTGTTTTGCCGCAAAATTCTTTGCTTCAAAACCAATTTTCCGCACCTCCACAGCCCATGCAGCCTCGAACTCAGATTCCACAACATGCAAATAGCAATGTTCCTCAACAATCCTCATTACCAGGCCAGTCTGGAGTCCCACCACTTCTGCCTATACACTCTATTAGAACACAAACTCAGGTGGCGAATTCCTCATCTTTGAACAAACAAATACCACCTTCGTTGCTACAACACTCGGGACAACGGGTTGGAACTGCAAATTTTGGACATACCTCTCAGATGGTCCTTCCAAGTGCATCAATACAATCATCTGTTGCATCTCATCCTTCTGCAGATGATGCATTCCAGGTACGGAAATTTGCTAGCACCTCATTTTATCCAGCTTAGGAAGAAGAATCAGATGTGTATACGTTGGTAGGAAGTAACACCCCGCTTCTCTCTCTCTGAGTCTTGTTTTCTATGATGAAAGATCCTGGTTGCACCCCAACCTTGGATTAAGAAGGGATGAAAGAAAGAAGATATATAAGTTATAGGGTAATTTTCACCTAAAATCACTCAACTTTCAGTGTATTTTCATTTTGGTCactcaactttaatttattttttaaaactcctcaaatttttattaagttttcATTAAACTCTTTTTTACCTGTAATTGCAAGTTTCCAGTTTAATCTCTTCCATTGTTTTCTCTCtatcaacaacaaaaaaaaaaaattatatattttctcttCTCTTCGTTTCTCCCTCCTAAAAATACACAATTTCATTTTACagtgtataaaaaaataaataaatttagagttACCGAAAATTATTACTGCTTCCCATAACAAAAGAGCAAAAAAATTGAAGATAGTCAGAATAATTTCTTGTTTTGTTCTTGAACCAATATTCCTTatgcattaattaataaaaaaagctAAAAATAACATCACATTTCTGATAATCATCGCttattacatttttttaataaagtcaaaggaatatatataatatataggttctattttattctattttttttataatttattattttaaagtattttgaaatgttAAATATTAAAGTCTTATTCcataaaaatagaataataattatctaaaattaattttgttataaatatgtataaaattatgtaaataactatttgaaaaaattattcattaatctttaaaataaaatgataattaataaataatttatttttaataaaattttattgttattttaaatataaaaatattatatatttaaaatagattaataaataatatgcaCAATACAGTTGCTTAAATGCTAAAACTTCAtctataaaattatctaaattaatatttaaaaattattcattaatattaaaataaaattgtatctaattaatatttttattattaataatttttttagtgtgattcaaaaataaaatataaaaatattaattaaattattgaaataaaataataaataatcaatAAGTTGTGCGagtacatacataaacaagagAAGTAAAATGAAAGAGGGAAGAGAGAGtataaaaatggaaaatagatgatgagaaagagaaaaatattttcttttatttattttaacctGGAAACTTGTAATAGTAGGTAAAAAGGGGTTTAATGAAAGTAAAACAAAGTTTGAGgagttttaataaagaaattaaagttGAGTGACCAAATTGCAAATACACTAAAAGTTGAGTGACTTTGGATGAAAATTGCCCATAAGTTATACTGAATGGCTCATTCCAATTCTTTTTTActtcaatattttaaatatgtggAGGTATTCTTGAATTTGGAAAtgatcattttttattttcacaataaGAAAAGTAAGGTCATTCTCACTTTGTATATTTCTTTTGTTTATGGGCAGCAACTGAATGCTTTTTTAACTAGTGAAAATTTTCTATTCATGTGTTAGACAAACATTTGCACTATATTTGGGAGGGGGGAATGGAAGAAAAATTAAGGGGAAAGGTATTATTGTACATTGTTTGGGATAATGAATAGAAAATAGACAAAGAAAATGTAAAGAAATTTTATGCCATAAATCAATCTCTCAAGAGGAAGTGAGGTGAAAATGATGGTAATTCTCATTTGCTTATTAAAGAGTTTGCATGTGGAAAAATGAATCCTCCTCCATTAACAAACAGGTAATTTTTGAATTATGATTAGTATCAAAATGATAGATATGAACGAATGTGAAAATCTGTTTTTAAATTTTGGTCACTATTACTCCTATTGATATCTAATGTACTTTACAATAACAGCCTGGCCCCCCAAAATCATCAGGCATTCCAGATGCAACTGGAGCTGGTGTTGATAGATCTGTTCATGCTCCTGACGATACAGCTCCGGTCCACAGAAGTAATGCATTTTTAAACATGCAAAGAAATGTTGTTAATGATTCTAAAGAACCAATTACTCGCCCTTCAAAGCTGGTAAAATTGAATGATGGAAGGAGCATGTCTAGCGTATCAGGGACTTTGGGTGTGTCTAATGCCATTGTATCAGGACCTTCCCAAGCATTGGCAGTCAGTTCAGTTCCTGCAAATCCACCTTCTAAGCCAGAAGAGTTGCATCATTCTGAGGAACAAGTTCCTCAGGTAATACTACAATCCTTTCCTTTTGCTTTTCAGTATTCGTTGACCTTTTGAATCTCCCAAATAGCAAATGGTCTTCTTCTATGTTTTTCTGATGCACTATTCTGGTGATGCCCATGAATTTCTCAGTGGTGCATACACGTATATTCGGATGTTCTGATTCTTAAATGTTGATTGGAAGTTCTTCTTTGGGCTTGTGTCAAAAAGCTTGAAGTTTTAGGCCTTCTCATTGCCACTGcatttcattttataaattgTGGTCATGTAGACATGAGCTTAAGATAATTGGTTCTTCTGTTCAGGTGAGACAAAATCCTTGAAAaatgagagagagaagaaaaaaaggaaGACAAACCTGTTGCAACATTAACCTAACTAATTGGTTCAAAACATGATTTAGGCTGAGAAAGTTCTTAGCCATTTTCCTCCCTCCCCATGTTGATGAAGTGAAAATTTTGTGGCACTCAGAATTCAGAAACCAAAAACAGAAAAAGGAAAATCACTTTTTATGCAGATAGCTTGGATTGAATTTTGGAattgaaataaatgaatgaTTTATCTGTTCTAATAAGTCTAGCAACATATTTAGGTGTTATATTGAAAGGAAAGAAGGAAGTAATGGTAGGAAAGGAAAAGAATTGTGCAGGAGGCTCGCAACAAGTGCAGCTTTTAGTTAATTCCTGATGGAAGCTTCTCAAGGATCTTCCTAGCCAATACTGTGTTCCTTGTCGTAGCACTAACTTCACCAACACTATTATTTCCCAATGCAATTGCTGCATACTGTATTGCCGTCCTGAAATAGATACTCTCTCTATATACATTTATGCTTTATATCTTTTATTTGGCAATCACATGGTATATTTTTGTGTTCAGACTTGGAATTTAGCTAGATAGATGGTAATAGTGATGCAGCACCAGAAAAGTAAAAAGGCAAAACAATGAACAAATTCTTTGGACTAATTCTTAATGTATTATTAGCAAGTAGTTATTGTAATCCAAAGCTACTGAATAATAGACATTATTCATTAGCTCTATTTATAGAGCTTATAACCTTTATCAAATAAGGATTAGCATTAATTGGGAATATTAATAAGATGATAAACTtcctaaacaattaaaatacttTCCTAAATAATGATAACAATTGTAATCATACTAATAGAATTCCTAGATACTAGAAAGACAACTTCCTAATTTTACGTGGAATATAATTCCCAAGTTTCCTAGTATCATTCTTGTTCCAATAATGCATTAAGCAGCGCTGAAATTTGtacttttttttctctcaataTAATTTACTGAGTTTAGGCACAGAGAAGTGGTGTAGCAAAGGGATCATGATTAGGAGACTAGGACTGTTCAACATTTATTACTTTGGTTTTATTGAGAAACATGTTATTCCTAGTAGCAATTTTTAAATAAACGCTAGAATGAATTCTCTTTAGTCTTTAGCTATAGAAAGTAATTTTTTACAATGAATTTCTCTtgtcaaaatataattttgaaaaaagttCAGATAAATCACTGTTGAATGCATTCGTAAACCTTTCTTGTTTTGAAATTCTTTTTATGCACATTTGGCTATGGACAATAGCAATCTTGTCCTAAAAAGCAGTAAGTTGTAAAGCTCTTTGCTGCAAAAATAATTACTATAGCTATCATAATTGCAGCAAGTGCAATTACATGGGTTGAACTCCTGAAAGGTG
This is a stretch of genomic DNA from Manihot esculenta cultivar AM560-2 chromosome 2, M.esculenta_v8, whole genome shotgun sequence. It encodes these proteins:
- the LOC110608484 gene encoding cleavage stimulating factor 64, which produces MASASQHRCVFVGNIPYDATEEQLIDICREVGPVVSFRLVIDRETGKPKGYGFCEYKDEETALSARRNLQGYEINGRQLRVDFAENDKNADRNREQGRGGPGLAATADPQKQVGGPAILGESAQHQPIGLHIAITAATVMAGTLGGTQTGMQSNQNGLQSQSALASDPLTLHLARMSRSQLNDIMSELKVMASQNREQARQLLLARPQLPKALFQAQIMLGMVTPQVLQMPNIRQPPGQPALHTLQDTQQGKQSSIQTLPGLPPLAQRSQSGLVSKMQEGQFSVLPQNSLLQNQFSAPPQPMQPRTQIPQHANSNVPQQSSLPGQSGVPPLLPIHSIRTQTQVANSSSLNKQIPPSLLQHSGQRVGTANFGHTSQMVLPSASIQSSVASHPSADDAFQPGPPKSSGIPDATGAGVDRSVHAPDDTAPVHRSNAFLNMQRNVVNDSKEPITRPSKLVKLNDGRSMSSVSGTLGVSNAIVSGPSQALAVSSVPANPPSKPEELHHSEEQVPQLPPDVESALLQQVLNLTPEQLNSLPPEQRQQVIQLQQALRRDQQSS